From the Jatrophihabitans endophyticus genome, one window contains:
- the moaA gene encoding GTP 3',8-cyclase MoaA encodes MTITDEPARGALRDTFGRTASDLRISLTDLCSLRCTYCMPAAGLDWLTKAQRLTDDEFVRLAAVFVDLGVTSIRLTGGEPLVHPTLSDLVYRLAALEPRPELSLTTNGVALDRHARKLADAGLERVNVSLDTLDRERFAQLTRRDRFDDVLGGIAAAADAGLFPLKVNSVLMRGSNLHEAPQLLTWALRHGHRLRFIEHMPLDADHTWSREDMVTAEEILDLLRHAGFALTPAPTRGNAPAEEFAVTAGPRHDEWATPVGSLGVIASVTRPFCRDCDRLRLTADGQLRSCLFAQDETDLRAPLRAGASDDELAELIRAAVAGKQAGHGIGAVDFVQPRRTMSAIGG; translated from the coding sequence GTGACCATCACGGACGAACCGGCACGCGGCGCGCTGCGTGACACGTTCGGCCGGACCGCGTCCGATCTGCGGATCTCGCTCACCGACCTCTGCTCGCTGCGCTGCACGTACTGCATGCCCGCGGCGGGGCTGGACTGGCTGACCAAAGCGCAGCGGCTCACCGACGACGAGTTCGTCCGACTGGCCGCGGTCTTCGTCGATCTCGGCGTGACCAGCATCCGGCTCACCGGCGGCGAGCCGCTCGTCCATCCGACGCTGTCCGATCTCGTGTACCGCCTCGCCGCGCTCGAGCCACGTCCGGAGCTGTCGCTCACGACGAACGGCGTCGCCCTCGACCGGCACGCGCGCAAGCTCGCCGACGCAGGCCTGGAACGGGTCAACGTCTCGCTGGACACCCTGGACCGCGAACGCTTCGCCCAGCTGACGCGACGCGACCGCTTCGACGACGTGCTCGGCGGCATCGCCGCGGCGGCCGACGCCGGCCTGTTCCCGCTCAAGGTCAACTCGGTGCTGATGCGCGGCAGCAACCTGCACGAGGCGCCGCAGCTGCTGACGTGGGCGCTGCGGCACGGGCACCGGTTGCGCTTCATCGAGCACATGCCGCTGGATGCCGATCACACCTGGTCGCGCGAGGACATGGTGACGGCCGAGGAGATCCTCGACCTGCTGCGGCACGCGGGCTTCGCACTGACCCCCGCGCCGACGCGGGGCAACGCCCCCGCGGAGGAGTTCGCGGTGACGGCGGGACCCCGGCACGACGAGTGGGCGACGCCGGTGGGCTCGCTCGGCGTCATCGCGTCGGTGACCCGGCCGTTCTGCCGCGACTGCGACCGGCTGCGACTCACTGCCGACGGCCAGCTGCGCAGCTGCCTGTTCGCCCAGGACGAGACCGATCTGCGGGCGCCGCTCCGGGCCGGGGCGTCCGACGACGAGCTCGCCGAGCTGATCCGCGCCGCGGTCGCCGGCAAGCAGGCGGGCCACGGGATCGGCGCCGTCGACTTCGTGCAACCGCGGCGCACGATGTCGGCCATCGGCGGCTGA
- a CDS encoding C40 family peptidase yields the protein MQVCRIGGRRVTAWVAATTIAAGMFLGVHDASAAPTAPPKPPTTNPTDQQLRDAAAQRDVLATTVGQLSGQIAAAQDRLRRLQQQAELAEQRVAYAITQYRTAQTESQRAQTASVTAANRVKQAQVRFAQYMQTIYVDGRPNGMTGTLLTANDPSSLLQQTNYQQFEVDQNAGVIGEMQRLSVASSNARAKAERARLKAAKAKVAAEKAQQAAAEAVADQRSEQAGLEATQAQKQQQLTVAKQKQVQLLNNRATFTEYVRELREYRAYVAEQKRIAEARRQERLRQQRLREEAERLKEQARKNRKHGGHHSGRSADVQTYSPPAPSGGSWSRSKARAAIARAESTLGTPYAWAGGGVGGPSYGACVPSAGAPNDCYIRGYDCSGLVMYAWGKNWAHYADTQYNQAGSYHPSRDRLRPGDLVFFGYRGGGSDLHHVAMYLGGGRIIEAPYSGGVVQYNRLDNYSDYYGATRPLT from the coding sequence GTGCAGGTTTGCCGTATCGGAGGCCGTCGGGTCACCGCCTGGGTCGCCGCCACGACGATCGCCGCCGGGATGTTCCTCGGCGTCCACGACGCGTCGGCCGCCCCGACCGCACCGCCCAAGCCGCCGACGACGAACCCGACGGACCAGCAGCTGCGTGACGCCGCGGCGCAGCGCGACGTCCTGGCCACGACCGTGGGCCAGCTGAGCGGCCAGATCGCGGCGGCCCAGGACCGGCTGCGCCGACTGCAGCAGCAGGCCGAGCTCGCCGAGCAGCGGGTGGCGTACGCCATCACGCAGTACCGCACGGCCCAGACCGAGTCGCAGCGAGCGCAGACGGCGTCGGTGACCGCGGCCAACCGGGTCAAGCAGGCGCAGGTCCGGTTCGCGCAGTACATGCAGACGATCTACGTGGACGGCCGCCCCAACGGGATGACCGGCACGTTGCTCACGGCGAACGACCCGTCCTCCCTGCTGCAGCAGACGAACTACCAGCAGTTCGAGGTCGACCAGAACGCCGGCGTGATCGGCGAGATGCAGCGGCTCTCGGTCGCCAGCTCCAACGCGCGGGCCAAGGCCGAGCGCGCCCGCCTGAAGGCGGCCAAGGCCAAGGTCGCGGCGGAGAAGGCCCAGCAGGCGGCCGCCGAGGCGGTCGCCGACCAGCGCAGCGAGCAGGCCGGTCTCGAGGCCACGCAGGCGCAGAAGCAGCAGCAGCTGACCGTGGCCAAGCAGAAGCAGGTGCAGCTGCTCAACAACCGCGCGACGTTCACCGAGTACGTCCGCGAACTGCGCGAGTACCGGGCGTACGTCGCCGAGCAGAAGCGCATCGCCGAGGCCAGGCGCCAGGAGCGGCTGCGACAGCAGCGGTTGCGCGAGGAGGCCGAGCGGCTCAAGGAGCAGGCCCGCAAGAATCGCAAGCACGGCGGCCACCACAGCGGCCGGTCGGCCGATGTGCAGACGTACAGCCCGCCCGCGCCCTCCGGGGGAAGCTGGTCGAGGTCGAAGGCCCGCGCGGCGATCGCCCGGGCGGAGTCGACCCTGGGCACGCCCTACGCCTGGGCCGGTGGCGGTGTCGGCGGACCGAGCTACGGCGCGTGCGTCCCGAGCGCCGGCGCGCCGAACGACTGCTACATCCGCGGCTACGACTGCTCGGGTCTGGTGATGTACGCCTGGGGCAAGAACTGGGCGCACTACGCCGACACCCAGTACAACCAGGCCGGCAGCTACCACCCCAGCCGGGACCGGCTCCGGCCGGGCGACCTCGTGTTCTTCGGCTACCGCGGCGGCGGGTCGGACCTGCATCACGTGGCGATGTACCTGGGCGGCGGCCGGATCATCGAGGCGCCGTACTCCGGCGGTGTGGTGCAGTACAACCGGCTGGACAACTACTCCGACTACTACGGTGCGACGCGCCCGCTGACGTGA
- a CDS encoding DUF58 domain-containing protein: protein MNPRNPDGPAAGPVATDHGPTLDVQGADALLRRLELAVRNRLDGLLQGNYQGLVPGPGSEPGESRPYVIGDDVRRMDWPVTARTTTPHIRQTVADRELETWLVVDLSPSMDFGTGRSEKRELVLAALTAVVHLTVRGGNRVGAVVGTGERSEVIPALGGRAHARHLLRRIAQTPRAATGGANDLTRMLEQLRRPQRRRGLVAVVSDFMDGALRDQGAASGEPPPWERALRALSGHHQLLAVEILDPRELELPAAGLVTFVDTESGRELEVQTSDVKVRAQYAEAAAAQRARIAAGLRHAGAAHLQLRTDRDWIADVVRFVVAQRHFVVGAVGAGVR from the coding sequence GTGAATCCGCGCAACCCCGACGGGCCGGCCGCGGGACCGGTCGCGACCGACCACGGCCCGACGCTCGACGTGCAGGGGGCCGACGCCCTGCTGCGCCGTCTCGAGCTGGCGGTCCGCAACCGCCTCGACGGTCTGCTGCAGGGCAACTACCAGGGCCTCGTGCCGGGGCCGGGCAGCGAGCCGGGGGAGTCGCGGCCCTACGTCATCGGCGACGACGTCCGGCGCATGGACTGGCCGGTCACCGCGCGGACGACGACGCCCCACATCCGGCAGACCGTCGCCGACCGGGAGCTCGAGACGTGGCTCGTCGTCGACCTGTCACCGAGCATGGACTTCGGCACCGGCCGCAGCGAGAAGCGTGAGCTCGTGCTGGCCGCGCTGACGGCGGTCGTCCACCTGACGGTCCGCGGCGGCAACCGCGTCGGCGCCGTGGTCGGCACCGGCGAGCGCAGCGAGGTCATCCCGGCCCTGGGCGGCCGCGCGCACGCCCGGCACCTGCTGCGCCGCATCGCGCAGACGCCTCGTGCCGCCACCGGGGGCGCCAACGACCTCACCCGCATGCTCGAACAGCTGCGCCGACCGCAGCGTCGCCGCGGCCTCGTCGCCGTCGTGTCGGACTTCATGGACGGTGCCCTGCGCGACCAGGGCGCCGCGAGCGGCGAGCCGCCGCCGTGGGAACGGGCGCTGCGCGCGCTCTCGGGGCATCATCAGCTGCTCGCCGTCGAGATCCTCGACCCGCGGGAGCTCGAGCTGCCCGCCGCGGGCCTTGTCACCTTCGTCGACACCGAGTCCGGCCGCGAGCTCGAGGTGCAGACGTCGGATGTGAAGGTCCGCGCCCAGTACGCCGAGGCCGCTGCCGCCCAGCGCGCCCGCATCGCCGCCGGGCTGCGTCATGCCGGCGCCGCCCACCTGCAGTTGCGCACCGACCGGGACTGGATCGCCGACGTGGTGCGCTTCGTCGTCGCCCAGCGCCACTTCGTCGTCGGTGCCGTCGGAGCCGGAGTCCGCTGA
- a CDS encoding AAA family ATPase produces the protein MATPAADAQALERVMFEVKRVIVGQERLVERLVVSLLAQGHCLLEGVPGVAKTLAVETLAKTVTGTFSRLQFTPDLVPSDIVGTRIYRPGAERFDTELGPIMANFVLADEINRAPAKVQSAMLEVMAERHVTIGGQRFDVPSPFLVLATQNPIESEGVYPLPEAQRDRFLMKVVVDYPTAAEEREIIYRMGSQPPEANPVLGIADLQRLQATAKRVFVHHAIVDYVVRLVLATRAPQQLGLSDVNQWVSYGASPRASLGLIAAGRAIALTRGRDYVLPQDVLDIAVDVLAHRLVLSYDAIADGVPAAHAVRRILQAVPLPQVASRQRAGQAGPPPQGQQQGQLVYGQSAPQQQSPWGERSA, from the coding sequence ATGGCCACGCCCGCTGCCGACGCCCAGGCACTCGAACGGGTCATGTTCGAGGTCAAGCGGGTGATCGTGGGTCAGGAGCGGCTCGTCGAGCGGCTGGTCGTCAGCCTGCTGGCGCAGGGGCACTGCCTGCTCGAGGGTGTGCCGGGGGTGGCCAAGACCCTCGCCGTCGAGACGCTGGCCAAGACGGTGACCGGCACCTTCTCCCGGTTGCAGTTCACGCCCGACCTCGTGCCGTCCGACATCGTGGGCACCCGCATCTACCGGCCCGGCGCCGAGCGCTTCGACACCGAGCTCGGCCCGATCATGGCCAACTTCGTGCTCGCCGACGAGATCAACCGCGCCCCGGCGAAGGTGCAGTCGGCGATGCTCGAGGTCATGGCCGAACGGCACGTGACGATCGGCGGCCAGCGCTTCGACGTGCCGAGCCCGTTCCTCGTGCTCGCGACGCAGAACCCGATCGAGTCCGAGGGCGTGTACCCGCTGCCGGAGGCCCAGCGCGACCGCTTCCTCATGAAGGTCGTCGTCGACTACCCGACCGCGGCCGAGGAGCGCGAGATCATCTACCGGATGGGCTCGCAACCGCCGGAGGCGAATCCGGTGCTGGGCATCGCCGACCTGCAGCGGCTGCAGGCCACGGCCAAGCGCGTCTTCGTCCATCACGCGATCGTCGACTACGTGGTGCGGCTGGTGCTCGCCACCCGCGCGCCGCAGCAGCTCGGCCTGAGCGACGTCAACCAATGGGTCTCCTACGGGGCGAGCCCCCGCGCGAGCCTCGGTCTCATCGCCGCCGGCCGGGCGATCGCGCTCACCCGCGGCCGGGACTACGTCCTGCCGCAGGACGTCCTCGACATCGCCGTCGACGTGCTCGCCCACCGCCTGGTGCTCAGCTACGACGCCATCGCCGACGGCGTGCCGGCGGCGCACGCGGTGCGCCGGATCCTGCAGGCGGTGCCGCTGCCGCAGGTCGCGTCGCGGCAGCGCGCCGGTCAGGCCGGCCCGCCGCCGCAGGGACAGCAGCAGGGGCAACTGGTCTACGGCCAGTCGGCGCCGCAGCAGCAGTCGCCGTGGGGTGAGCGCTCGGCGTGA
- a CDS encoding phosphatase PAP2 family protein: MRLLAYALYAAGLAWFLITDGVPTDRLVIAGLIVGGLLLTRIGAGWRELGRVVVDWLPFTAVLVLYDRTRALADALGLPLHEQDVLDVERALFGGTEPTLWLQQHLYDPAVVHWYDVGCTLVYSSHFLVTPVLAAALWLRERATWLRYISRVVALSAAGLVTYCLFPQAPPWYAARSGLTEPIARLSARGWIPLHLGDVSQTLEHAQREGANPVAAMPSLHTAFAVLVAVMAVTRLRSRWRWLALLYPLAMGFTLVYTGEHYVLDLLAGAAYALAVHAALCRWEQRRGRVLAAA; this comes from the coding sequence GTGCGCCTGCTCGCGTACGCGCTGTACGCGGCCGGGCTGGCCTGGTTCCTCATCACCGACGGAGTACCCACCGACCGGCTCGTCATCGCGGGCCTCATCGTCGGCGGTCTGCTGCTCACCCGCATCGGGGCGGGGTGGCGGGAACTCGGCCGCGTCGTCGTCGACTGGCTGCCCTTCACCGCCGTGCTGGTGCTCTACGACCGCACCCGTGCCCTCGCCGACGCCCTGGGCCTGCCGCTGCACGAGCAGGACGTGCTCGACGTCGAGCGGGCGCTGTTCGGCGGCACGGAGCCGACCCTGTGGCTGCAGCAGCACCTCTACGATCCCGCGGTCGTGCACTGGTACGACGTGGGGTGCACGCTCGTCTACTCGTCGCACTTCCTGGTGACGCCGGTGCTCGCGGCTGCGCTGTGGCTCCGCGAGCGCGCCACCTGGCTGCGCTACATCTCCCGGGTGGTCGCGCTGTCGGCCGCGGGGCTCGTCACCTACTGCCTCTTCCCGCAGGCGCCACCCTGGTACGCCGCCCGCAGCGGGCTCACCGAGCCGATCGCGCGGCTGTCGGCCCGTGGCTGGATCCCACTGCACCTGGGCGACGTGTCGCAGACCCTGGAGCACGCGCAGCGCGAGGGCGCCAACCCGGTCGCGGCGATGCCCTCGTTGCACACCGCGTTCGCGGTGCTCGTCGCCGTCATGGCCGTCACCCGGCTCCGCTCGCGGTGGCGGTGGCTCGCACTGCTCTATCCGCTCGCGATGGGTTTCACGCTCGTCTACACCGGCGAGCACTACGTCCTCGACCTGCTCGCCGGAGCGGCCTACGCGCTCGCGGTGCATGCCGCGCTGTGCCGGTGGGAGCAGCGTCGCGGCCGGGTCCTCGCCGCCGCGTAG